From Streptomyces sp. NBC_00690, a single genomic window includes:
- a CDS encoding prenyltransferase/squalene oxidase repeat-containing protein — protein MGRVGRRRRTALVALLSAVFLLGGTGVAFVNAPAVAADPMAQCTASAGAVVAVDFGPFGGAVERGCDATPTTGYELLHEAGFSTAGTGHDGPAFICRIGHGSFNSGTQYPTPDVEDCVLTPQATAYWSYWVAAAGDDDWSYSQYGAMDRRPRPGDVDAWVFGGTDIGGSTGRPTFTPDEVRAGGGTPGPDPEVPNVPPAEVKIAKAAAWVRGKLTDGERVVDDGSETPNHFLTTEAAFALAAADGKSATLDRTIAFLGSATDAYAYAAGRNEPPDATAAARLALVAAVAEADPHDFGGHDLLADLVDNVCVSGPESGTHTPGCTAKGDFRNAAYTDGQALGVLALLRGGVRPPVDTVTRLARLQCRNGSVSSVLIGPGENCDGDPATTGLAVLALHKAGDQRTAVTKARDYLRRAQFSNGAFPGYTGATTGSVIATAYASQALRALGDRVRADAAVSWLSRQQLPDGGFGFEEGATDSVVYATAIATLAGKDTSLADLTTKKPEPTTPPTPTPTAPVPTPPGSGSGDGPNLKRGVAYLTSATNLRQGRYYGIGGGSTRADFGLTIDGAYALAATGLNNGKLRGIVDFLDLGGKDGEGRTVHDWTRIGTKYAGGGSIGKTAVLAQAVGRDPRDFGGQDLIAGLAKAVCPAPSTAPDRGCAAKGAYTYAPSVFAHSLAVIAQIRAGEKEAAAEPVTYLKGLQHPSGAFPSLVPATGDSDVDSTAIAAMALALVSDAPADASVGKALAWIATRQLGDGGFPGAAGNSVNSAALAVQGLSLDSSKYGRQIAKARKFLAAQQNADGGFDVAKDGQRGSDLRASTQAVGGTTGISFGVLIRDLTGTSPQPSGPPAPSPGPSVPQIVTPGDIGGTGSGGGGGSVTGGSAGPGGDLAATGFPASVLGTAAAALAVAGLSLFIVFRSRRGTWPGRRS, from the coding sequence GTGGGCAGAGTCGGACGGAGAAGGCGGACAGCGCTGGTGGCGCTGCTGTCGGCGGTGTTTCTTCTCGGCGGCACCGGTGTCGCCTTCGTCAACGCCCCCGCGGTCGCGGCAGACCCAATGGCGCAGTGCACCGCGAGTGCCGGTGCCGTGGTCGCCGTGGACTTCGGGCCCTTCGGCGGGGCGGTGGAACGGGGCTGCGATGCCACTCCCACCACCGGCTACGAACTGCTGCACGAGGCCGGTTTCAGTACGGCCGGAACCGGCCACGATGGTCCGGCGTTCATCTGTCGCATCGGCCATGGATCGTTCAACTCCGGTACGCAGTACCCGACTCCGGACGTGGAGGACTGCGTCCTCACGCCACAAGCGACCGCGTACTGGTCCTACTGGGTCGCCGCAGCGGGTGACGACGACTGGTCGTACAGCCAGTACGGCGCGATGGACCGCAGGCCCCGGCCGGGGGACGTGGACGCCTGGGTCTTCGGCGGCACCGACATCGGTGGCAGCACGGGACGACCGACGTTCACCCCTGACGAAGTGAGAGCAGGAGGCGGCACTCCCGGGCCCGATCCCGAAGTACCCAACGTGCCACCGGCCGAGGTGAAGATAGCCAAGGCCGCCGCATGGGTGCGGGGGAAGCTGACGGACGGCGAGCGAGTGGTGGATGACGGCTCCGAAACGCCCAACCACTTCCTCACCACCGAGGCCGCCTTCGCCCTCGCCGCTGCGGACGGCAAGAGTGCAACCCTGGACAGGACGATCGCCTTCCTGGGCTCGGCCACCGATGCCTACGCCTATGCGGCGGGTCGGAACGAGCCGCCGGACGCAACGGCAGCTGCTCGCCTTGCCCTCGTCGCAGCGGTGGCGGAGGCGGACCCCCATGACTTCGGCGGACACGATCTGCTCGCCGATCTGGTGGACAACGTCTGTGTGAGCGGCCCGGAGTCCGGTACCCACACACCTGGCTGCACCGCCAAGGGCGACTTCCGCAACGCGGCGTACACCGATGGACAGGCACTCGGGGTGCTGGCGCTCTTGCGCGGCGGCGTCCGGCCCCCGGTGGACACGGTGACCAGGCTGGCTCGGCTCCAATGTCGGAACGGCAGTGTCAGCAGCGTCCTGATCGGCCCCGGTGAGAACTGTGACGGCGACCCCGCCACCACGGGTCTCGCCGTCCTCGCCCTCCACAAGGCGGGCGATCAGCGCACGGCAGTGACCAAGGCCCGCGACTACCTGCGCAGGGCTCAGTTCTCCAACGGCGCCTTCCCCGGCTACACGGGCGCCACCACGGGCAGTGTGATCGCCACGGCGTACGCGTCCCAGGCGCTGCGTGCCCTCGGCGACCGGGTGCGTGCGGACGCCGCGGTCTCCTGGCTGTCCCGGCAGCAACTCCCAGACGGGGGCTTCGGTTTCGAGGAGGGCGCCACCGACTCGGTGGTGTACGCGACCGCGATCGCCACCCTCGCGGGCAAGGACACGAGCCTCGCGGACCTCACCACGAAGAAGCCCGAACCCACCACACCACCCACGCCCACTCCTACAGCACCGGTGCCCACTCCCCCGGGCTCCGGAAGCGGGGACGGCCCGAACCTGAAGAGAGGCGTCGCCTATCTCACCAGCGCGACGAACCTCCGGCAGGGCCGGTACTACGGCATCGGCGGCGGATCGACCCGAGCGGACTTCGGCCTCACCATCGACGGGGCCTACGCACTCGCCGCGACCGGCCTGAACAACGGCAAGCTGCGGGGGATCGTGGACTTCCTCGACCTCGGCGGCAAGGACGGCGAAGGCCGCACCGTGCACGACTGGACCAGGATCGGCACCAAGTACGCCGGGGGCGGATCCATCGGCAAGACCGCCGTGCTCGCCCAGGCAGTCGGGCGCGATCCGCGAGACTTCGGCGGCCAGGACCTGATCGCGGGTCTCGCGAAAGCCGTGTGCCCGGCGCCGAGCACCGCCCCGGACCGCGGCTGCGCCGCCAAGGGCGCCTACACCTACGCCCCGTCCGTGTTCGCCCACTCCTTGGCGGTCATCGCACAGATCCGGGCCGGAGAGAAGGAAGCCGCGGCCGAGCCGGTGACCTATCTCAAGGGCCTTCAGCACCCGTCCGGCGCCTTTCCCAGTCTGGTCCCCGCGACCGGTGACTCCGATGTCGATTCCACGGCCATCGCCGCCATGGCCCTGGCGCTCGTCAGCGACGCCCCGGCGGACGCGAGCGTCGGCAAGGCACTCGCCTGGATCGCAACGAGGCAACTCGGTGACGGAGGCTTCCCCGGCGCCGCGGGGAACTCGGTGAACTCGGCGGCACTGGCCGTCCAGGGGCTGTCGCTGGACTCGTCGAAGTACGGTCGGCAGATCGCCAAGGCCCGGAAGTTCCTGGCGGCCCAACAGAACGCCGATGGCGGGTTCGATGTCGCGAAGGATGGCCAGCGCGGCTCCGACCTACGGGCCTCGACCCAAGCGGTCGGAGGCACCACCGGCATCTCCTTCGGCGTGCTCATCCGTGATCTGACCGGTACGAGCCCGCAGCCCAGCGGGCCGCCCGCGCCGTCTCCCGGCCCCTCCGTACCGCAGATCGTCACACCTGGCGACATCGGCGGGACCGGCAGCGGCGGTGGCGGTGGCTCCGTCACGGGTGGTTCGGCCGGCCCGGGTGGAGATCTGGCCGCCACCGGCTTCCCGGCCTCCGTGCTTGGGACCGCAGCCGCCGCACTCGCCGTCGCCGGGCTCTCACTGTTCATCGTGTTCCGCAGCCGCCGCGGCACTTGGCCGGGGAGGCGGTCATGA
- a CDS encoding ABC transporter ATP-binding protein: protein MITFDQVSVQYEDRAEPVLREVNLTVDEGELCLVVGHTGVGKSTLLGAVNGLVPHFTGGTLFGRVTVDGRDTAHHPPRELADVVGVVGQDPLDGFVTDTVEEELAYAMEQLAIPPATMRKRVEETLDLLGLADLRHRALYELSGGQQQRVAIGSVLTAHPRVLVLDEPTSALDPSAAEEVLAAVTRLVHDLGVTVLVAEHRLERVVQYADRVIHLPGDGTVRSGPPAEVFRTTSIAPPIVQLGRAAVWSPLPLSIRDARRRAVTLRSRLGQAPPPAARPGFTGGGPSLLTAERITVSYQRVPAVREVDLELHGGCVTALMGRNGSGKSSLLWALQGSGPRAKGTVHVLDAETSKPADPRELPPAGARRLVGLVPQTPTDLLYLESVGQELDQADAESFAEAPGTRARAILDRLAPGIDDAIHPRDLSEGQKLALVLAIQLVAAPQVILLDEPTRGLDYRAKKQLIRIVDDLASQGRAVMISTHDVEFVAQAADRVVVMAEGEIVADGPTTDVIVASPVFAPQVAKILAPLAYLTVAQVATALTDQEAGS, encoded by the coding sequence GTGATCACCTTCGATCAGGTCAGCGTCCAGTACGAGGACAGGGCCGAGCCCGTACTGCGCGAGGTCAACCTGACCGTGGACGAGGGCGAACTGTGCCTGGTCGTCGGGCACACGGGCGTGGGCAAGTCGACACTCCTCGGGGCCGTCAACGGGCTGGTGCCGCACTTCACCGGGGGCACCCTGTTCGGGCGGGTCACCGTGGACGGCCGCGACACGGCCCACCACCCACCGCGCGAGTTGGCCGACGTGGTGGGGGTGGTGGGACAGGACCCGTTGGACGGCTTCGTCACCGACACGGTCGAAGAGGAACTCGCCTATGCCATGGAGCAGTTGGCCATCCCTCCCGCCACCATGCGCAAACGGGTCGAAGAGACACTGGACCTCCTGGGTCTGGCCGACCTTCGACACCGCGCCCTGTACGAACTCTCCGGCGGCCAACAGCAGCGCGTGGCCATCGGCTCCGTGCTCACCGCCCATCCGCGCGTCCTGGTCCTCGACGAACCCACCTCCGCCCTCGACCCGTCCGCGGCCGAAGAGGTCCTGGCCGCGGTCACCCGGCTCGTCCATGACCTCGGCGTGACCGTCCTGGTGGCGGAGCACCGCCTCGAACGCGTCGTCCAGTACGCGGACCGGGTCATCCATCTGCCCGGCGACGGTACGGTGCGGTCCGGGCCCCCCGCCGAGGTCTTCCGTACGACGTCCATCGCCCCGCCGATCGTGCAGTTGGGCCGGGCGGCCGTCTGGTCACCGCTTCCCCTCTCCATCCGGGACGCCCGCCGCCGGGCCGTCACCCTGCGCAGCCGGCTCGGCCAAGCGCCGCCGCCGGCCGCCCGGCCCGGATTCACCGGCGGAGGTCCTTCGCTGCTGACGGCGGAACGCATCACCGTGAGCTATCAGCGGGTGCCCGCCGTGCGGGAGGTCGACCTGGAGCTGCACGGCGGATGCGTCACGGCGCTGATGGGACGCAACGGCTCCGGAAAGTCGTCCCTTCTGTGGGCACTTCAGGGCTCCGGCCCACGGGCGAAGGGGACCGTTCACGTCCTGGACGCCGAGACCTCGAAGCCGGCTGACCCCCGTGAACTGCCCCCGGCGGGGGCCCGACGACTGGTCGGCCTGGTTCCGCAGACCCCCACCGATCTGCTGTATCTGGAGAGCGTCGGACAGGAACTCGACCAGGCCGACGCGGAGTCCTTCGCCGAAGCCCCCGGCACCCGGGCACGTGCGATCCTCGATCGGCTCGCCCCCGGCATCGACGACGCCATCCATCCGCGGGACCTCTCCGAGGGGCAGAAACTGGCACTCGTGCTGGCGATCCAGCTGGTGGCGGCACCCCAGGTCATCTTGTTGGACGAGCCGACGCGCGGACTCGACTACCGGGCGAAGAAGCAGCTCATCCGCATCGTCGACGACCTCGCGTCCCAGGGGCGCGCCGTGATGATCTCGACCCATGACGTCGAGTTCGTCGCCCAGGCGGCGGACCGGGTGGTCGTGATGGCCGAGGGCGAGATCGTCGCGGACGGCCCGACGACCGACGTCATCGTCGCCTCCCCGGTCTTCGCCCCACAGGTCGCGAAGATCCTCGCGCCGCTCGCGTACCTCACCGTCGCGCAGGTCGCCACGGCCCTGACCGACCAGGAGGCGGGCTCATGA
- a CDS encoding Clp protease N-terminal domain-containing protein — protein MFEQFSQEARAAVSAAHEEARMRGDRRLGTEHLFLGVLPAEGAARAVGVDLATARATLGALDLAALAVVGIDARDVERVAIPASRKRTPFTSGARTVVKRTVIEARKAGSRRIEAEHLLLAILSCEPPDPAAELVAALHIDRAEVRDRLR, from the coding sequence ATGTTCGAACAGTTCTCTCAGGAGGCCCGGGCCGCCGTCAGCGCCGCGCATGAGGAAGCTCGGATGCGCGGCGATCGCCGACTCGGCACCGAGCACCTCTTCCTCGGGGTCCTGCCCGCCGAAGGCGCGGCCCGAGCGGTCGGGGTCGACCTGGCAACCGCTCGTGCGACCCTGGGAGCCCTGGACCTGGCCGCGCTCGCCGTGGTCGGCATCGACGCCCGAGACGTCGAAAGGGTTGCGATCCCGGCCTCGCGCAAGCGCACTCCGTTCACCTCTGGTGCGCGTACGGTCGTCAAACGCACGGTCATCGAGGCGAGGAAGGCCGGTAGCCGTCGTATCGAGGCGGAACATCTGCTGCTGGCGATCCTGTCCTGCGAACCCCCCGATCCCGCTGCGGAGTTGGTGGCGGCGCTGCACATCGACCGTGCGGAGGTTCGCGACCGTCTGCGATGA
- the dhaK gene encoding dihydroxyacetone kinase subunit DhaK: MRMLINVPETVVSDALRGMAAAHPELQVDVENRVVMRRDAPVAGRVALVSGGGSGHEPLHGGFVGPGMLSAACPGEVFTSPVPDQMVRAAAAVDSGAGVLFIVKNYTGDVLNFDMAAELAEDEGIRVAKVLVNDDVAVVDSLFTAGRRGTGATLFVEKIAGAAAEAGAPLEEVEAIARRVNDSARSFGVALSSVTTPAKGTPTFDLPPGELELGIGIHGEPGRERRPMMTSREIADFAVHTVLEDRPPTGPVLVLVNGMGATPLLELYGFNAEVQRVLTERGVAVARTLVGNYVTSLDMAGCSVTICQVDEQMLTLWDAPVQTPGLRWGR, translated from the coding sequence ATGAGGATGCTCATCAACGTGCCCGAGACCGTGGTTTCCGATGCCCTCAGGGGCATGGCCGCCGCACACCCCGAACTCCAGGTGGACGTGGAGAACCGGGTCGTCATGCGCCGGGACGCCCCCGTGGCCGGAAGGGTCGCGCTGGTCTCCGGTGGCGGATCGGGGCACGAACCCCTGCACGGTGGGTTCGTCGGGCCCGGCATGCTCTCGGCCGCCTGTCCGGGCGAGGTCTTCACCAGCCCGGTTCCCGACCAGATGGTGCGCGCCGCCGCCGCCGTGGACAGCGGCGCGGGTGTCCTCTTCATCGTCAAGAACTACACCGGGGACGTCCTCAACTTCGACATGGCCGCCGAGTTGGCCGAAGACGAGGGCATCCGCGTGGCGAAGGTGCTGGTAAACGATGACGTGGCGGTGGTGGACAGCCTGTTCACCGCGGGCCGCCGCGGCACCGGTGCGACGCTGTTCGTGGAGAAGATCGCAGGGGCGGCAGCCGAAGCGGGCGCACCGCTGGAAGAGGTCGAGGCGATCGCCCGCCGGGTCAACGACAGCGCGCGGAGCTTCGGAGTGGCCCTGAGTTCGGTCACCACTCCGGCGAAGGGCACGCCCACCTTCGACCTCCCGCCCGGTGAGCTGGAGCTGGGCATCGGCATCCACGGCGAGCCCGGGCGGGAGCGGCGTCCCATGATGACCTCGCGCGAGATCGCCGACTTCGCCGTGCACACGGTGCTGGAGGACCGCCCGCCGACCGGACCGGTCCTGGTACTGGTGAACGGCATGGGCGCGACCCCCCTGCTGGAGCTCTACGGTTTCAACGCGGAGGTGCAGCGGGTCCTCACCGAGCGGGGCGTGGCCGTCGCCCGTACCCTCGTCGGAAACTATGTGACCTCGCTCGACATGGCGGGCTGCTCCGTGACGATCTGCCAGGTCGATGAGCAGATGCTCACGCTGTGGGACGCTCCCGTGCAGACCCCCGGGCTGCGCTGGGGCCGCTGA
- a CDS encoding HAD family hydrolase → MSEIFPWTPAAIVFDCDGTLMDSERHWQLARDQVLQQFDIVVSDEFAELTKGVHYVECGQLMAAEIHRPDLTEEVTEQLLDTFRALVAEAPATTPGAAELVARAAEFAPLAVASNCPRDVVQDGLEAAGLLRHFSHVVVPEERLRPKPFPDVYLNAVAACQAEPSDSLAVEDSLCGIRSAVRAGLRVLGVGPLPDRESLAMVDHWVSALDDRPLTNWMANRALSRAS, encoded by the coding sequence ATGTCGGAAATCTTTCCGTGGACACCCGCGGCCATCGTGTTCGACTGCGACGGCACGCTCATGGACAGTGAGCGCCACTGGCAACTGGCGCGGGATCAAGTCCTCCAACAGTTTGACATCGTTGTCAGCGATGAGTTCGCCGAGCTGACCAAGGGTGTCCACTACGTCGAATGCGGCCAGCTCATGGCTGCCGAGATCCACCGCCCCGACCTCACCGAGGAGGTGACGGAGCAGCTCCTCGACACCTTTCGGGCGCTGGTCGCCGAGGCTCCCGCCACCACTCCGGGGGCCGCGGAACTGGTTGCCCGCGCAGCCGAGTTCGCACCGCTCGCTGTTGCCAGCAACTGCCCCCGCGATGTGGTGCAGGACGGCTTGGAGGCGGCCGGTCTGCTGCGCCACTTCTCACACGTGGTCGTACCCGAGGAGCGTCTGCGACCCAAGCCGTTCCCCGATGTCTACCTCAACGCCGTCGCGGCTTGCCAGGCCGAGCCCTCCGACTCGCTGGCGGTGGAGGACTCCCTGTGCGGGATCAGATCGGCCGTACGTGCCGGGTTGAGAGTCCTGGGGGTCGGCCCCCTCCCTGACCGTGAGAGCCTCGCGATGGTGGACCACTGGGTGTCCGCGCTCGACGATCGTCCGCTGACTAACTGGATGGCCAACCGGGCACTGTCCAGGGCAAGTTGA
- a CDS encoding ECF transporter S component, with protein sequence MTLPTSATAIRIGPRAAVVIAMAAFLGVVAFFWPFLVAPGTFSSNYAPPLIFGVLLVLVLCVVISEIAEGGINSKALAMLGVLSAVNAALRPLGAGTAGIETVFFVLVLAGRVYGPGFGFTLGCTSLFASALITGGVGPWMPYQMFGCAFVGMLAGLLPRATGRLEIMLLAVYGSLSGYLFGFLLNLSFWPFSLDPGSSIAYLPGLPFTEQWQRYIAFDIATSLGWDTGRAVTNFVCITLAGPAVLTVFRRAARRARFQAPVRFDGPRDRTA encoded by the coding sequence ATGACCCTCCCGACCAGCGCCACGGCGATCCGCATCGGCCCGCGTGCCGCAGTCGTCATCGCCATGGCGGCCTTCCTCGGTGTCGTCGCCTTCTTCTGGCCGTTCCTCGTCGCACCGGGAACCTTCTCCTCGAACTACGCACCACCGTTGATCTTCGGCGTGCTGCTCGTCCTCGTCCTGTGTGTGGTGATCTCCGAGATAGCCGAGGGCGGCATCAACTCCAAGGCCCTCGCGATGCTCGGGGTGCTCTCCGCGGTCAACGCCGCCCTGCGTCCGCTCGGAGCCGGCACCGCGGGCATCGAAACGGTCTTCTTCGTCCTCGTCCTGGCGGGACGCGTCTACGGCCCTGGATTCGGCTTCACCCTGGGTTGCACATCGTTGTTCGCCTCCGCCCTGATCACCGGGGGCGTCGGCCCCTGGATGCCCTACCAGATGTTCGGCTGTGCGTTCGTCGGCATGCTCGCGGGGCTCCTTCCCCGAGCCACCGGCCGCCTTGAGATCATGCTGCTCGCCGTCTACGGATCGCTCTCCGGCTATCTCTTCGGATTCCTGCTCAACCTCTCCTTCTGGCCCTTCTCCCTGGACCCCGGCAGTTCGATCGCCTACCTCCCCGGTCTGCCCTTCACCGAGCAGTGGCAGCGCTACATCGCCTTCGACATCGCCACCTCCCTGGGCTGGGACACCGGACGCGCCGTCACCAACTTCGTGTGCATCACACTTGCCGGCCCAGCAGTGCTGACCGTCTTCCGCAGGGCCGCTCGCAGGGCCCGTTTCCAGGCCCCGGTCCGTTTCGACGGGCCCCGCGACCGGACCGCTTGA
- a CDS encoding energy-coupling factor transporter transmembrane component T — protein MVSAPHLTRPGATGSTPPHARGRRLPRTLHPVAWWIWALALATAVSRTNNPLLLFLVIAVLGYVITARRTEAPWARGFKYYLYLALIVVAIRVVFRAVFATGITPDDHFLFSLPHIPTPDWYAGIEIGGPVSLEALLSAATDGLRIACMLCCIGAANTLANPKRALRVLPGALYELGVAVTVSLSVAPQLVQSVQRVHRARRLRAGRTKGLRALRGIVVPVLEDALERSLRLAAAMDSRGYGRAGTATRTSRRITGALMLAGMCGLCAGAYGLLDATAPRVLGLPAMGVGAVLCVAGLRLGGRRVTRTTYRPDPWRFAEWAVAGCGVLSAVVLFSNAGFDAAELNPSIYPLSWPTLPLVPTAAILLAGAAGFLSPPPGAPIPPSVPPQRTEAAK, from the coding sequence ATGGTCTCCGCCCCGCACCTCACGCGTCCCGGCGCCACCGGATCAACGCCACCGCACGCCCGAGGACGCCGACTGCCCCGCACCCTGCACCCCGTGGCCTGGTGGATCTGGGCCCTCGCCCTGGCCACCGCCGTCAGCCGCACCAACAACCCACTGCTGCTGTTCCTCGTCATCGCGGTCCTCGGCTATGTCATCACGGCCCGACGCACCGAAGCCCCGTGGGCCCGGGGCTTCAAGTACTACCTCTACCTCGCCCTGATCGTCGTTGCGATCAGGGTCGTCTTCCGTGCGGTGTTCGCCACCGGTATCACCCCCGACGACCACTTCCTCTTCTCGCTGCCCCATATCCCCACCCCCGACTGGTACGCCGGCATCGAGATCGGCGGACCCGTCTCACTGGAGGCCCTCCTCTCTGCGGCCACCGACGGACTCCGCATCGCCTGCATGCTCTGCTGCATCGGCGCGGCCAACACCCTCGCCAACCCCAAACGCGCCCTGCGCGTCCTGCCCGGGGCGCTGTACGAACTCGGCGTCGCCGTCACCGTGTCCCTCAGCGTCGCCCCCCAACTCGTCCAGAGCGTGCAGCGCGTCCACCGGGCCAGACGACTGCGCGCGGGGCGCACCAAGGGCTTGCGTGCTCTGCGCGGCATCGTCGTCCCCGTGCTCGAAGACGCCCTCGAACGCTCCCTGCGGCTCGCCGCCGCGATGGACTCACGGGGCTACGGCCGAGCCGGCACCGCGACACGGACCTCCCGGCGCATCACCGGGGCGCTGATGCTGGCGGGTATGTGCGGTCTGTGCGCGGGAGCGTACGGGCTCCTCGACGCCACCGCGCCGAGGGTGTTGGGGCTGCCCGCGATGGGCGTGGGGGCGGTGCTGTGCGTCGCCGGGCTGCGGCTGGGCGGGCGCAGGGTCACCCGCACCACCTACCGACCGGACCCCTGGCGCTTCGCCGAGTGGGCGGTGGCCGGCTGCGGTGTGCTCTCGGCAGTGGTCCTGTTCAGCAACGCCGGCTTCGACGCCGCCGAACTCAACCCGTCGATCTACCCGTTGAGCTGGCCCACCCTGCCACTCGTACCGACCGCCGCGATCCTGCTGGCCGGAGCCGCGGGCTTCCTCTCGCCCCCTCCCGGGGCCCCGATCCCGCCGTCCGTCCCACCCCAGCGCACCGAGGCAGCCAAGTGA
- a CDS encoding VanW family protein, with amino-acid sequence MRRRIHPAAATGGALAVGVGALYLSGLFLTADEIPEGTAVRGVNIGGMSQSQAREVLDRELGDGATTPLAVKIGTRTDSLDPRTAGFRFDAGETVDKAVRPGNDPISVIGSLFSSDGSTIEPVVHLDEDKARAALGELAREHDRKARDGAITFAAGEPRQTRPLDGQRLNLDASVDALRPSFLAAQPRPVDLPVHKTAPRIGAAETNRALREFAEPAMSAPITLTAGGERITISPKVLGKHLDMSPDSKGRLLPKLDGKGLYKDPAVASEISDATNEATDAKIRLNGEQVEIVADGKPGQEVTAASLKNTVMPLLTKSGTARTGEVVTKKSQPKLTRESIAAMGVTEKLSSFTATFEKAEYRTKNIGRAAELINGSLVKPQETWSFNRTVGERTKENGFVDGIIILNDKYTKAAGGGVSTVATAVFNAIFFSGVKPVEYGAHSFYIERYPEGREATVAWGSLDLKFANDSGNSIYIMAESTDTSVTVTFLGTKKYDSVEASKGPRKNVQEPGTRPGAKKDCQPQTPLEGFDVTVERIFRNNGEEVKREPFHTRYTPRDKVTCET; translated from the coding sequence ATGCGCCGCCGAATACACCCCGCCGCTGCGACGGGTGGCGCCCTGGCCGTCGGTGTGGGCGCCCTCTATCTCTCCGGGTTGTTCCTCACCGCGGATGAGATACCCGAGGGGACCGCGGTGCGCGGGGTGAACATCGGGGGCATGAGCCAGTCGCAGGCCCGGGAGGTCCTGGACCGCGAACTGGGAGATGGCGCGACGACCCCGCTGGCCGTGAAGATCGGCACCCGGACGGACTCCCTCGATCCGCGCACAGCAGGATTCCGCTTCGACGCCGGGGAGACCGTCGACAAAGCGGTCCGTCCCGGAAACGACCCGATCAGCGTGATCGGCAGCCTCTTCTCCTCCGACGGCAGCACGATCGAGCCGGTGGTCCACCTCGACGAGGACAAGGCACGGGCCGCCCTCGGGGAACTGGCGCGGGAACACGATCGCAAGGCCCGCGACGGCGCGATCACCTTCGCCGCAGGAGAGCCCCGCCAGACCCGACCGCTCGACGGACAGCGGCTGAACCTCGACGCCTCCGTCGACGCACTGCGCCCCTCTTTCCTCGCCGCGCAGCCCCGCCCGGTCGACCTTCCCGTGCACAAAACGGCACCGCGCATCGGCGCGGCCGAGACGAATCGCGCCCTGCGCGAGTTCGCAGAACCTGCGATGTCCGCACCCATCACCCTCACCGCGGGCGGCGAACGGATCACCATCTCCCCGAAGGTCCTCGGCAAGCACCTGGACATGAGCCCCGACAGCAAGGGCCGTCTACTGCCGAAGCTCGATGGCAAGGGCCTCTACAAGGACCCCGCTGTGGCCTCCGAGATATCCGATGCCACCAACGAGGCCACCGACGCCAAGATCCGGTTGAACGGCGAGCAGGTCGAGATAGTGGCCGACGGCAAGCCCGGCCAGGAGGTCACCGCCGCCTCGCTCAAGAACACGGTGATGCCCCTGCTCACCAAGTCGGGCACCGCCCGCACAGGCGAAGTGGTCACCAAGAAGAGCCAGCCCAAGCTCACCCGGGAGAGCATCGCGGCGATGGGCGTCACCGAGAAGCTCTCCTCGTTCACGGCCACGTTCGAGAAGGCCGAGTACCGCACCAAGAACATCGGCCGGGCCGCGGAGCTCATCAACGGGTCGCTGGTCAAACCGCAGGAAACCTGGAGCTTCAACCGGACGGTCGGGGAACGCACCAAGGAGAACGGCTTCGTCGACGGGATCATCATCCTCAACGACAAGTACACCAAGGCTGCCGGAGGCGGTGTCTCGACCGTGGCCACCGCGGTCTTCAACGCCATCTTCTTTTCCGGCGTGAAGCCCGTCGAGTACGGCGCCCACTCCTTCTACATCGAGCGGTACCCGGAGGGGCGCGAGGCAACGGTGGCCTGGGGCAGCCTCGACCTGAAGTTCGCCAACGACTCCGGCAACTCCATCTACATCATGGCCGAGTCCACCGACACCTCGGTGACCGTCACCTTCCTCGGCACCAAGAAGTACGACTCGGTGGAAGCGAGCAAGGGGCCCCGGAAGAACGTGCAGGAGCCCGGCACTCGTCCCGGAGCCAAGAAGGACTGCCAGCCGCAGACGCCGCTGGAGGGCTTCGATGTCACGGTCGAGCGCATCTTCCGCAACAACGGCGAAGAAGTGAAGCGGGAGCCCTTCCACACCCGCTACACCCCTCGCGACAAGGTCACCTGCGAGACCTGA
- a CDS encoding helix-turn-helix domain-containing protein: MEQEELAHTLGSHDPAVGLRAVGALHRLAEQVEAAAVTRARQQGWSWEQIGDALGVSRQSVHSKYGR; the protein is encoded by the coding sequence GTGGAACAAGAGGAGCTCGCACACACCCTGGGATCACACGACCCCGCAGTCGGACTGCGTGCCGTGGGCGCGCTGCACCGCCTGGCCGAGCAGGTCGAGGCCGCGGCAGTGACGCGCGCAAGACAGCAGGGATGGTCCTGGGAACAGATCGGGGACGCCCTGGGCGTGTCCCGCCAGTCCGTTCACTCCAAGTACGGAAGGTGA